One genomic window of Actinoplanes lobatus includes the following:
- a CDS encoding NHL domain-containing protein: MRSARFGTAVTCLLAVMAMAAAPGTLIPVAGTGETGFGGDGGQATAARFAAPSGVAVSGDGILYIADTGNHRVRAVAPGGLVSTVAGDGGAEAHRGPVPPGTAGTSIALGTPTALAAGPDGTVYIADNAAARVYALGRDRTITIRADLGGRDISALAATADGGLYVADRRGDEILFCAADGTVRPVLGPSDRIRAPVGLAVDVLDDLWIAADRLYRLRSGTLYVVTESSPGRWEDAEAVLSPSAGEPPSAVAARGGFVYAGFGGRVLRLGPTRLAETLPGPPGDGPAPLAVAPDRTLYLADTAGARVLAVESPEPPADQDEPTPVWVWPFLLLTGMAMMAVIVGAIRHRDAPPL, from the coding sequence GTGAGGAGCGCGCGTTTCGGGACGGCGGTGACCTGCCTACTGGCGGTCATGGCCATGGCGGCCGCGCCCGGCACTCTCATCCCGGTGGCCGGGACGGGAGAGACCGGCTTCGGCGGTGACGGGGGACAGGCGACGGCGGCGCGGTTCGCGGCGCCGTCCGGGGTCGCGGTGAGCGGCGACGGCATCCTCTACATCGCGGACACCGGCAACCACCGGGTCCGGGCGGTGGCGCCGGGCGGCCTGGTCAGTACCGTCGCCGGCGACGGCGGCGCCGAGGCACACCGCGGTCCCGTGCCACCCGGGACCGCCGGGACGTCGATCGCGCTCGGCACGCCGACGGCGCTCGCGGCCGGACCCGACGGAACCGTCTACATCGCCGACAACGCGGCCGCCCGGGTGTACGCGCTGGGCCGGGACCGCACGATCACGATCCGGGCCGACCTGGGCGGCCGCGACATCAGCGCCCTGGCCGCGACCGCCGACGGCGGCCTGTACGTCGCCGACCGCCGAGGCGACGAGATCCTGTTCTGCGCCGCCGACGGCACGGTCCGCCCGGTGCTCGGACCCTCGGACCGGATCCGCGCCCCGGTCGGCCTGGCCGTCGATGTCCTCGACGACCTGTGGATCGCCGCCGACCGGCTGTACCGGCTCCGGAGCGGCACGCTGTACGTGGTGACCGAGTCCTCACCCGGCCGGTGGGAGGATGCCGAAGCGGTCCTGTCGCCATCGGCCGGCGAACCCCCGTCGGCGGTCGCGGCCCGCGGCGGCTTCGTCTACGCCGGCTTCGGCGGCCGGGTGCTCCGGCTCGGCCCCACCCGCCTGGCCGAAACCCTGCCCGGCCCACCCGGTGACGGCCCGGCGCCACTCGCCGTGGCCCCGGACCGCACCCTCTACCTGGCCGACACCGCCGGTGCCCGCGTCCTCGCCGTCGAGTCCCCCGAGCCGCCCGCCGACCAGGACGAACCGACGCCGGTGTGGGTCTGGCCCTTCCTGCTCCTGACCGGAATGGCCATGATGGCGGTCATCGTCGGCGCGATCCGCCACCGCGACGCCCCACCGCTCTGA